From Pseudomonas hefeiensis, one genomic window encodes:
- a CDS encoding type VI secretion system Vgr family protein: MSDPASEPSFRLEIAGLPESFVVVAFTGSEAISEPFVFEVELLIGDTSLDLAGLLYRSVWLSFGASGRGIHGQLHELVQRRHGAGCRVRIGPKLACLAQRFTQRVFSARSVPQIIRQVLKAHGIAGRHVCLDLSGDYPPQDFCTQYRESDLQFLQRVCFQAGIHFHFEQARDGHCLVFADSAGSFPPAGQAAYEAEGQTPAVRAFSVQADASGEQVTRGRSDLTHLHCGRVLSLTAHPFDGWNQRWLLTKVEHRGQAGVYGNHFYAISWGLPFVATGVPAKPRMLSRQRGWVVDEPAVQMAGRVAVQFDWTYQGEGANPSHCWLPLAPELAACGPGVIRDGTEVLVSFIEGDPDRPLISAFLDTPALAERSQEPSLSETLGLGADPVLLAAIQSAEPLVLLCLLPGGGRFSPCAQMVCTCRMLTRFGVGAAP; the protein is encoded by the coding sequence ATGTCCGATCCAGCCAGCGAGCCGTCATTTCGTCTGGAGATAGCCGGTCTGCCCGAATCCTTTGTTGTCGTGGCCTTCACGGGCAGCGAAGCCATCAGCGAACCCTTCGTCTTTGAAGTGGAGCTGTTGATCGGCGACACGTCCCTGGACCTGGCTGGCCTGCTGTACCGCAGCGTCTGGTTGAGTTTCGGGGCTTCGGGGCGAGGTATCCATGGGCAGCTTCACGAACTGGTACAGCGTCGTCATGGCGCTGGCTGTCGGGTGCGCATCGGGCCGAAGCTGGCTTGCCTGGCGCAGCGCTTCACTCAACGGGTATTCAGTGCACGCTCGGTGCCGCAGATCATCCGCCAGGTACTCAAGGCTCATGGCATTGCCGGGCGCCATGTGTGCCTGGACTTGAGCGGTGATTATCCGCCGCAGGATTTCTGTACCCAGTATCGGGAATCGGACCTGCAGTTTCTCCAGCGGGTGTGCTTCCAGGCAGGCATCCACTTCCATTTCGAGCAAGCGCGGGACGGGCATTGCCTGGTTTTCGCCGACAGTGCGGGCAGTTTTCCGCCCGCAGGCCAGGCAGCGTACGAGGCTGAAGGGCAGACTCCGGCGGTGCGAGCCTTCAGCGTTCAAGCCGATGCGTCGGGGGAGCAAGTTACCCGGGGTCGCAGCGATCTGACGCACCTGCATTGTGGCCGTGTACTGTCGCTGACGGCCCATCCTTTTGACGGCTGGAACCAGCGCTGGCTGTTGACGAAGGTTGAGCATCGCGGCCAGGCCGGTGTTTATGGCAACCACTTTTACGCCATCTCTTGGGGGTTGCCGTTCGTGGCAACCGGGGTTCCTGCAAAGCCGCGCATGCTGAGCCGGCAGCGGGGCTGGGTGGTGGATGAGCCGGCGGTGCAGATGGCCGGGCGAGTGGCGGTGCAGTTCGACTGGACCTATCAAGGGGAAGGGGCCAACCCGAGTCACTGTTGGCTGCCATTGGCGCCCGAGCTGGCTGCCTGCGGGCCTGGAGTCATTCGTGACGGCACCGAGGTGTTGGTGAGTTTTATCGAAGGCGATCCGGACAGGCCGTTGATCAGCGCATTCCTCGACACACCCGCATTGGCAGAACGCTCGCAAGAGCCTTCCTTAAGCGAAACGCTCGGGCTGGGAGCCGACCCGGTCTTATTGGCAGCGATCCAGAGTGCCGAGCCGTTGGTCTTGTTGTGCCTGTTGCCCGGAGGCGGCCGCTTCAGCCCTTGCGCCCAGATGGTGTGTACCTGTCGCATGCTCACGCGGTTCGGCGTGGGCGCTGCGCCATGA
- the speA gene encoding arginine decarboxylase produces MSVRRTRKDDGSQWTVADSRSVYGIRHWGAGYFAINDAGRVEVRPNGPGSSPIDLFEQVDQLRQSGLSLPLLVRFPDILQDRVRQLTGAFDSNIARLEYQSQYTALYPIKVNQQEAVIENIIATQNVSIGLEAGSKPELLAVLALAPKGGTIVCNGYKDREFIRLALMGQKLGHNVFIVIEKESEVGLVIEEAAALKVKPQVGLRVRLSSLASSKWADTGGEKSKFGLSAAQLLSVVERFRAAGLDQGIRLLHFHMGSQIANLADYQHGFKEAIRYYGELRNLGLPVDHIDVGGGLGVDYDGTHSRNASSINYDMDDYAGVVVGMLKEFCDAQSLPHPHIFSESGRSLTAHHAMLVVQVTDVEKHHDDVPVIENKESLPETVQWLVDLLGPTDIEMVTETYWRATHYMSDVAAQYADGKLTLAEKALAEQCYFAVCRRLHNSLKARQRSHRQVLDELNDKLADKYICNFSVFQSLPDTWAIGQVLPILPLHRLDEEPLRRAVLQDLTCDSDGKIKQYVDEQSIETSLPVHSLNPGEDYLLGIFLVGAYQEILGDMHNLFGDTDSVNIYQNADGSVYHAGIETHDTIEDMLRYVHLSPEELMTHYRDKCASARISAAERTQFLDALRLGLTRSSYLSS; encoded by the coding sequence ATGTCCGTACGACGCACACGCAAAGACGATGGCAGCCAATGGACAGTTGCGGACAGCCGCAGTGTTTACGGGATTCGCCATTGGGGGGCCGGGTATTTCGCGATCAATGACGCCGGTCGCGTCGAAGTCCGCCCGAACGGTCCAGGCAGTTCGCCTATCGACCTGTTCGAGCAAGTCGACCAGTTGCGTCAGAGCGGCCTGTCGCTGCCCTTGCTGGTGCGTTTCCCCGACATCCTGCAAGACCGCGTGCGCCAGCTCACCGGTGCGTTCGACAGCAACATCGCGCGCCTGGAATACCAGAGCCAGTACACCGCGCTTTATCCGATCAAGGTCAACCAGCAGGAAGCGGTGATCGAAAACATCATCGCCACCCAGAACGTTTCCATCGGTCTTGAGGCCGGCTCCAAGCCCGAGCTGCTGGCGGTGCTGGCCCTGGCGCCCAAGGGCGGGACCATCGTTTGCAACGGTTACAAGGACCGTGAGTTCATTCGCCTGGCGCTGATGGGCCAGAAACTGGGCCATAACGTCTTCATCGTGATCGAGAAAGAATCCGAAGTCGGCCTGGTGATCGAAGAAGCCGCGGCGCTCAAGGTCAAGCCACAGGTCGGCCTGCGGGTGCGCCTGTCGTCCCTGGCGTCGAGCAAGTGGGCCGATACCGGTGGCGAAAAGTCCAAGTTCGGCTTGTCTGCCGCGCAGCTACTGTCGGTGGTCGAGCGCTTCCGCGCTGCCGGCCTGGATCAGGGCATCCGCCTGCTGCATTTCCACATGGGGTCGCAGATCGCCAACCTGGCGGACTACCAGCATGGTTTCAAGGAAGCGATCCGCTACTACGGTGAGCTGCGCAACCTCGGCCTGCCGGTGGATCACATCGATGTTGGCGGTGGCCTGGGCGTGGACTACGACGGTACGCACTCGCGCAATGCCAGTTCGATCAACTACGACATGGACGATTACGCCGGTGTCGTGGTCGGTATGCTCAAGGAGTTCTGCGATGCCCAGAGCCTGCCGCATCCGCACATCTTCTCGGAAAGTGGTCGCTCCTTGACCGCCCACCACGCGATGCTGGTGGTGCAGGTGACCGACGTCGAGAAACACCACGACGACGTGCCGGTGATCGAAAACAAGGAAAGCCTGCCGGAGACCGTGCAATGGCTGGTTGACCTGCTGGGCCCGACCGATATCGAGATGGTCACCGAGACCTACTGGCGCGCCACTCACTACATGAGCGACGTGGCCGCCCAGTACGCCGACGGCAAGCTGACCCTGGCGGAAAAAGCCCTGGCCGAGCAGTGCTACTTCGCCGTGTGCCGTCGCCTGCATAACTCGTTGAAGGCGCGCCAGCGTTCCCATCGCCAGGTGCTGGATGAACTCAACGACAAGCTCGCCGACAAGTACATCTGCAACTTCTCGGTGTTCCAGAGCCTGCCTGACACCTGGGCCATCGGTCAGGTGTTGCCGATCCTGCCGCTGCATCGTCTCGATGAAGAGCCGCTGCGCCGCGCCGTGTTGCAAGACCTGACCTGCGACTCCGACGGCAAGATCAAGCAGTACGTTGACGAGCAGAGCATCGAAACCAGCCTGCCGGTGCATTCCCTCAACCCGGGCGAAGACTACCTGTTGGGCATTTTCCTGGTTGGCGCCTACCAGGAAATCCTCGGCGACATGCACAACCTGTTCGGTGACACCGACTCGGTGAACATCTACCAGAATGCCGACGGCAGCGTGTACCACGCCGGCATCGAAACCCACGACACCATCGAAGACATGCTGCGCTACGTGCACCTGTCGCCGGAGGAGTTGATGACCCACTACCGCGACAAATGCGCCAGCGCCCGTATCAGTGCCGCCGAGCGCACCCAGTTCCTGGATGCCCTGCGCCTGGGGCTGACGCGTTCGTCCTACCTGTCTTCCTGA
- a CDS encoding translation initiation factor Sui1 yields the protein MAKKAASFAALGGLVFSTDAGRHCPDCRQPVDACICKQTAIPAGDGIARVRRESKGRGGKTVTTITGVPLAEDALKELATTLKKRCGTGGALKDGIIEIQGDHVELLLAELTRHGFKAKKSGG from the coding sequence GTGGCCAAAAAAGCCGCATCCTTCGCCGCCTTGGGCGGCCTGGTATTTTCTACCGACGCCGGTCGTCATTGCCCTGATTGCCGCCAGCCGGTGGATGCCTGCATCTGCAAACAGACCGCCATCCCTGCCGGTGACGGTATCGCCCGCGTGCGCCGTGAAAGCAAAGGCCGCGGCGGCAAGACGGTGACCACAATCACCGGCGTGCCGTTGGCCGAGGACGCGCTCAAGGAACTGGCCACCACGTTGAAGAAACGCTGTGGCACCGGTGGCGCGTTGAAAGACGGCATCATCGAGATCCAGGGCGATCACGTCGAGCTGTTGCTGGCGGAACTGACCAGACACGGTTTCAAGGCGAAAAAGTCCGGCGGCTAG
- a CDS encoding NUDIX hydrolase, with product MDESPREVAHRVASDAELIAWVDTDDNLLGSLVRSDLRERGLIGRGSYIMLFNSAGELCVHRRTLSKAIYPGFWDVAAGGMVQANETYAESAARELAEELGVSGVELTAHDHFYFEDSGSRLWCSAFSAVWDGPLVLQPEEVLEARFLPVAQVLDEIQRKPYCPDSLAALERYLRAHRGDVAKKR from the coding sequence ATGGACGAAAGCCCCCGGGAGGTCGCTCATCGAGTGGCCTCGGATGCCGAGCTTATTGCTTGGGTCGATACAGACGACAACCTGCTTGGCAGCCTGGTGCGCTCGGACCTGCGCGAGCGCGGCCTGATCGGACGCGGCTCCTACATCATGCTGTTCAACTCGGCCGGTGAGTTGTGCGTTCATCGGCGGACCCTGAGCAAGGCGATCTATCCGGGCTTCTGGGACGTGGCGGCAGGCGGTATGGTCCAGGCTAACGAGACTTACGCCGAGTCGGCGGCTCGAGAGCTGGCGGAAGAGCTGGGTGTGAGCGGGGTCGAACTGACGGCCCATGACCATTTTTATTTCGAAGACAGCGGCAGTCGCCTGTGGTGCTCGGCGTTCTCGGCGGTGTGGGACGGGCCGTTGGTCCTGCAACCTGAAGAGGTGCTCGAGGCGCGTTTCCTGCCTGTGGCCCAAGTGCTCGATGAAATCCAGCGCAAGCCTTACTGCCCGGACTCTCTGGCGGCGCTCGAACGCTATTTGCGAGCCCATCGCGGGGATGTCGCAAAGAAGCGCTAA
- a CDS encoding DUF2333 family protein: protein MLDWKNRAGSAPERAAEPKSAPRSYLGGLFFSRALATLVGLYLLVTIAVGWYWSQEPALFPVQQNAQAAAEKDGRQMVLGYTTVETLKTVAETLLTKPGGYISNDRFPPGLWMDNMPSWEYGVLVQVRDLSRALRKDFARSQSQSAEDADLAKAEPRFNFDNRSWVLPSSESEYQEGITLLSRYQARLSDPNQKSALFYARADNLNNWLGDVGTRLGSLSQRLSASVGRVKLNTSLKTEVPVPGQVPQVDEEVVETPWMQIDNVFYEARGQAWALSHLLRAIEVDFADVLAKKNATVSVRQIIRELEASQEPVWSPMILNGSGFGVLANHSLVMANYISRANAAVIDLRQLLNQG from the coding sequence ATGCTGGACTGGAAAAACCGCGCGGGCAGCGCGCCTGAACGTGCCGCCGAGCCGAAATCGGCCCCCCGCAGCTACCTGGGTGGGCTTTTTTTCAGCCGGGCACTGGCCACCCTGGTCGGCCTGTACTTGCTGGTGACCATTGCCGTCGGCTGGTACTGGAGCCAGGAGCCCGCGCTGTTCCCCGTGCAGCAGAACGCCCAGGCCGCCGCGGAGAAGGATGGCCGGCAAATGGTGCTCGGCTACACCACCGTCGAGACCCTCAAGACCGTGGCCGAAACCCTGCTGACGAAGCCAGGCGGCTACATTTCCAACGACCGTTTCCCGCCGGGCCTGTGGATGGACAACATGCCGAGCTGGGAATATGGCGTGCTGGTGCAGGTGCGCGACCTGAGCCGCGCCTTGCGCAAGGACTTCGCCCGGTCCCAGTCCCAGTCCGCCGAGGACGCCGACCTGGCCAAGGCCGAGCCGCGTTTCAACTTCGATAACCGCAGCTGGGTGCTGCCCTCCAGTGAATCGGAGTACCAGGAAGGCATCACTCTGCTGAGTCGCTATCAGGCGCGCCTGTCCGACCCAAACCAGAAAAGCGCGCTGTTCTACGCCCGCGCCGATAACCTGAACAACTGGCTGGGCGATGTCGGCACTCGTCTGGGTTCGTTGTCCCAGCGCCTTTCGGCCAGTGTGGGTCGGGTCAAGCTCAACACCTCGCTGAAAACCGAAGTCCCGGTCCCGGGCCAGGTACCGCAAGTGGACGAAGAGGTGGTCGAAACTCCGTGGATGCAGATCGACAACGTGTTCTACGAAGCTCGTGGCCAGGCCTGGGCGCTGTCGCATTTGCTGCGCGCAATTGAAGTGGATTTCGCCGATGTGCTGGCAAAGAAAAACGCCACGGTCAGCGTACGACAGATCATTCGTGAACTCGAAGCCTCCCAGGAGCCGGTCTGGAGCCCGATGATCCTCAATGGCAGCGGCTTCGGTGTATTGGCGAACCATTCGCTGGTGATGGCTAACTACATCTCACGCGCCAATGCGGCGGTGATCGACTTGCGGCAATTGCTGAACCAGGGCTGA
- a CDS encoding GGDEF domain-containing response regulator, producing the protein MTEPEDPSRERLKHHFAQRVIHQARQILEIWQRLQRSEWSGVDLSELSEANLRLLRFAERFEQPEHCQLAQGISQSLQAVEANRGRLSSHLITEINRLMQRLSRTGLRHGDQLEQTFLPPLRKPIYVMLQDHDRAERLAKQLEFFGLSAQALDSVAAFRASMVERLPAAIVMDVDFSGPGIGLKLAAEAQEGLEQPLPLLFFSLLETDTPTRLAAVRAGGQEFLTGTLEASSLLEKIEVLTCVAQYEPYKVLIIDDSRAQALHTERLLNSAGIVTRTLIEPIQAMAELADFQPDLIILDMYMPACTGTELAKVIRHNDRYVSVPIIYLSAEDDLDKQLDAMSEGGDDFLTKPIKPRHLITTVRNRAARARNLKARMVRDSLTGLYNHTHILQLLEDCCFRARRESKPLSFAMLDIDHFKRVNDSHGHPMGDRVIKSLALFLKQRLRKTDFIGRYGGEEFAIVMPDTDIDAAYKVLDEIRQRFAEIHYPAQPQDLWCTFSAGVVQMSEESDSLMMASQADEALYRAKHAGRNRVQCARQSKQSATFSSESTDSVINL; encoded by the coding sequence ATGACCGAGCCAGAAGACCCCAGCCGTGAGCGCCTCAAGCACCACTTTGCCCAGCGGGTAATTCACCAGGCTCGTCAGATCCTGGAGATTTGGCAGCGCCTGCAACGCAGTGAATGGTCAGGCGTCGACCTCTCGGAGCTCAGCGAAGCCAACCTGCGCCTGCTGCGCTTTGCCGAGCGCTTCGAGCAACCGGAGCATTGCCAGCTCGCCCAGGGCATCAGTCAATCGCTGCAAGCGGTGGAAGCCAATCGCGGGCGTCTGAGCAGTCACCTGATCACTGAAATCAATCGACTGATGCAACGCCTGTCCCGCACCGGCCTGCGCCATGGCGACCAACTCGAACAAACCTTTCTGCCGCCACTGCGCAAACCCATCTATGTGATGTTGCAGGACCATGACCGCGCCGAGCGGCTGGCCAAGCAGTTGGAGTTCTTCGGCCTCAGTGCCCAGGCGCTCGACAGCGTGGCGGCGTTTCGGGCCTCGATGGTCGAGCGCCTGCCGGCCGCGATAGTGATGGATGTGGACTTCAGCGGTCCCGGCATCGGCCTGAAACTGGCCGCCGAAGCCCAGGAAGGCCTGGAGCAGCCGCTGCCCTTGCTGTTCTTCAGCCTGCTGGAAACCGACACCCCGACACGCCTGGCCGCCGTGCGCGCCGGCGGGCAGGAGTTCCTCACCGGTACCCTGGAAGCATCGAGCCTGCTGGAAAAGATCGAAGTGCTGACCTGCGTTGCCCAGTACGAACCGTACAAGGTATTGATCATCGATGATTCCCGTGCCCAGGCCTTGCATACCGAGCGCCTGCTCAACAGCGCCGGTATCGTCACCCGCACGCTGATCGAACCGATCCAGGCCATGGCCGAGCTGGCGGATTTCCAGCCCGACCTGATCATCCTCGACATGTACATGCCCGCCTGCACCGGCACGGAACTGGCGAAGGTGATCCGCCACAATGACCGCTACGTCAGCGTGCCGATCATTTACCTGTCCGCCGAAGACGACCTGGACAAACAGCTCGACGCCATGAGCGAGGGCGGCGACGACTTCCTGACCAAACCGATCAAACCCCGGCACCTGATCACCACCGTGCGCAACCGCGCGGCCCGGGCCCGCAACCTCAAGGCACGGATGGTCCGCGATAGCCTCACCGGACTTTACAACCACACCCATATCCTGCAATTGCTCGAAGACTGCTGCTTCCGCGCTCGCCGCGAGAGCAAACCGCTAAGCTTTGCCATGCTGGACATCGACCATTTCAAACGGGTCAACGACAGCCATGGCCACCCGATGGGCGACCGGGTGATCAAGAGTTTGGCGCTGTTTCTCAAGCAGCGGCTGCGCAAGACCGACTTCATTGGCCGTTATGGCGGTGAAGAGTTCGCCATCGTCATGCCGGACACGGACATCGATGCGGCCTATAAGGTCCTGGATGAAATCCGCCAGCGGTTTGCCGAAATTCACTACCCGGCGCAGCCCCAGGACCTGTGGTGCACCTTCAGCGCCGGTGTGGTGCAAATGAGCGAAGAGTCCGACAGCCTGATGATGGCCAGCCAGGCAGACGAAGCGCTGTATCGCGCCAAGCATGCAGGACGCAACCGGGTGCAATGCGCGCGGCAATCAAAGCAAAGTGCCACCTTTTCATCGGAATCGACCGATTCAGTCATAAACCTGTAA
- a CDS encoding methyl-accepting chemotaxis protein, whose product MRLKLLTNLNTLLLVAVCLGLASTLWWSQIALERPYLLMERYLSLSRQFQGEVARNIEDYLASGDALRLSAATQSLDTLQKELDQFPPELAKSLRPSLSNLDGFSKTDLLAAGKLAGDPQALLLQAERELSASLDRLAQYANGAPAYLPPLFAASQHLGRLSLARDKLVSSGRSELAADVERELQSIRTQAESLDSLPLLGVTASNESQGDDFAALMGLQTQEETVAEDAGIALKRELNSLLGRYPAELGRTRALIQKRTELSSATHLKIADVQQAIDAMESAVRAQHGQIQGEVRLIQGLMIGLILLIALLIDTLQRRLARTLTNLAPALSTWAEGDFSRDIHVGASNRELQDIQASLNRLRAYLVDLVGTIRLNAEQVAGSSRALAELSGELHSGAEHQAGDTALIRDSLSELEATIQQVAGDASQAADASRSAGHAVEQGQKVIGLSLTGLHALVGEVQGNAQMIEQLAEESATIGGVLTVIRSIADQTNLLALNAAIEAARAGDMGRGFAVVAEEVRSLAQRTAGATAEIQELIARLQAAARQSVDGMRAQVEHAEATANQAQAADGALDKIVGAIQTISETAVRIADVTAQQSGAVSEIRDHSERIHQLGGDNLLRIGEGREQGDNLLVLGGRLHTAVQAFRV is encoded by the coding sequence ATGCGCCTGAAGCTGCTGACCAATCTCAATACCCTTCTTTTAGTTGCCGTGTGCCTTGGCCTGGCTTCCACCCTGTGGTGGTCGCAGATCGCCCTGGAGCGCCCCTACCTGTTGATGGAGCGCTACCTGAGCCTGTCGCGGCAATTCCAGGGCGAGGTGGCGCGCAACATCGAAGATTACTTGGCCAGCGGTGACGCCTTGCGCCTCAGCGCAGCGACCCAGTCCCTTGATACCTTGCAAAAGGAACTGGACCAATTTCCTCCCGAACTGGCCAAGAGCTTGCGCCCAAGCCTGTCCAACCTCGACGGCTTCAGCAAGACCGATCTGCTGGCCGCCGGTAAGCTGGCCGGCGATCCGCAAGCCCTGCTGTTACAGGCCGAACGGGAGCTGAGCGCAAGCCTGGACCGCCTCGCGCAATACGCCAATGGCGCCCCGGCCTACCTGCCGCCGTTGTTCGCGGCTTCGCAACATCTGGGCCGGCTGTCCCTGGCCCGGGACAAACTGGTCAGCAGCGGACGCAGCGAATTGGCCGCCGATGTCGAACGGGAACTGCAGAGCATCCGTACGCAGGCCGAGAGCCTCGACAGCCTGCCACTGCTGGGCGTAACAGCCAGCAACGAATCGCAGGGCGATGATTTCGCCGCGCTGATGGGCTTGCAGACCCAGGAAGAGACCGTCGCCGAAGACGCCGGCATCGCCCTCAAGCGCGAACTCAACAGCCTGCTCGGCCGCTACCCCGCCGAACTGGGGCGCACTCGCGCACTGATCCAGAAGCGCACAGAACTGAGCAGCGCCACGCACTTGAAAATCGCCGATGTGCAACAGGCCATTGATGCCATGGAGTCGGCGGTTCGCGCCCAACATGGCCAGATCCAGGGCGAAGTTCGGCTGATTCAGGGCTTGATGATCGGCCTGATCCTGTTGATCGCACTGCTCATCGACACCTTGCAGCGACGCCTGGCCCGGACCTTGACGAATCTGGCACCCGCCCTGTCGACTTGGGCCGAAGGAGATTTCAGCCGCGACATCCATGTGGGTGCCAGCAACCGCGAATTACAGGATATCCAGGCCTCGCTCAATCGCTTGCGGGCGTACCTGGTGGATCTGGTAGGCACCATTCGCCTGAACGCCGAACAGGTCGCCGGCAGCAGCCGGGCACTGGCCGAGCTAAGCGGCGAGCTGCACAGTGGCGCCGAACACCAGGCCGGTGACACAGCGCTGATCCGCGACTCCCTCAGCGAACTGGAAGCGACCATCCAGCAGGTGGCCGGCGACGCCAGCCAGGCCGCCGACGCCAGCCGCAGCGCCGGGCATGCCGTGGAACAAGGGCAGAAAGTCATCGGCCTGAGCCTCACCGGCCTGCACGCGCTGGTGGGCGAAGTGCAAGGCAACGCGCAAATGATCGAACAACTGGCCGAGGAGTCGGCCACCATCGGCGGCGTGCTGACGGTAATTCGCTCGATCGCCGATCAGACCAACCTGCTGGCCCTCAACGCCGCCATCGAAGCCGCCCGTGCCGGGGACATGGGCCGAGGCTTTGCGGTGGTGGCCGAGGAAGTCCGCTCCCTGGCCCAACGCACGGCGGGCGCCACAGCCGAGATCCAGGAACTGATCGCCCGCCTGCAAGCGGCTGCGCGTCAGTCAGTGGACGGCATGCGCGCTCAGGTGGAACACGCCGAAGCCACCGCCAACCAGGCGCAAGCGGCCGACGGTGCGCTGGATAAAATCGTCGGAGCCATCCAGACCATTTCCGAAACCGCAGTGCGCATCGCCGACGTCACCGCCCAACAAAGCGGCGCCGTCAGCGAAATCCGCGATCACAGTGAGCGGATTCATCAGTTGGGTGGGGATAACCTGCTGCGCATCGGTGAGGGACGGGAACAGGGTGACAACCTGCTGGTGCTCGGTGGGCGGTTGCATACGGCGGTGCAGGCGTTTCGGGTTTAA
- a CDS encoding GNAT family N-acetyltransferase → MPQMDWLENHMDKCDQMAGWLHREFSYEFAQQSLTSWQQEFAAGQRNGHWKCLIATEQNQLLGGASLASDDLPDRPELGPWLACVFITPTARRRGLAAQLIEGICNHARETGLTTLYLHTHSQSDYYAGLGWDVLERFEAWGKEQWLMSRRL, encoded by the coding sequence GTGCCGCAAATGGATTGGCTCGAAAACCACATGGACAAATGCGACCAGATGGCCGGATGGCTTCATCGAGAGTTCAGTTATGAATTTGCCCAGCAATCCCTCACCAGTTGGCAGCAAGAGTTTGCTGCGGGCCAACGCAATGGTCACTGGAAATGCCTGATCGCCACAGAACAAAACCAACTGCTGGGCGGCGCCTCTCTTGCTAGCGACGACCTGCCCGACCGACCAGAACTTGGCCCATGGCTGGCATGCGTCTTCATCACCCCAACCGCCCGCCGCAGAGGCCTTGCCGCGCAACTGATCGAAGGCATCTGCAACCATGCCAGAGAAACGGGACTCACCACCTTGTACTTGCACACCCACAGCCAGAGTGATTATTACGCCGGGCTTGGCTGGGACGTGCTGGAGCGCTTTGAGGCTTGGGGGAAAGAGCAATGGCTGATGTCGCGGCGGTTATAG
- a CDS encoding CDP-alcohol phosphatidyltransferase family protein produces MPSIYQLKPAFQNLLRPMVQRLYDKGITANQVTLLAGIVSVLVGAVVAWFANHPGVFILVPIWMLLRMALNAVDGMLAREFGQQSHLGAYLNELCDIIADAALILPFALFADASLLLVLLVTLLALFSEYAGVLGAMVGASRRYDGPMGKSDRAFVLGLLATGIALGWLGTLWVDGVMAVVAALLVYTLVNRVRHGLNHVTENAPSA; encoded by the coding sequence ATGCCCTCCATCTACCAGCTCAAACCCGCCTTCCAGAACCTGCTGCGCCCCATGGTCCAGCGCCTCTACGACAAGGGCATCACCGCCAATCAGGTCACCCTGCTCGCCGGCATTGTCTCTGTGCTGGTGGGGGCCGTGGTTGCGTGGTTCGCCAATCATCCGGGGGTGTTTATCCTGGTGCCGATCTGGATGCTCCTGCGCATGGCGTTGAATGCGGTGGATGGCATGCTGGCGCGGGAGTTCGGGCAGCAATCGCATCTGGGCGCCTACCTCAATGAGCTATGCGATATCATCGCCGACGCTGCCCTGATCCTGCCTTTTGCCTTGTTTGCCGATGCCAGTCTGTTGCTGGTGTTGTTGGTCACGCTGTTGGCGCTGTTCAGCGAATACGCTGGTGTGCTGGGGGCGATGGTCGGGGCTTCGCGGCGCTATGACGGGCCGATGGGCAAGAGTGATCGCGCCTTTGTGTTGGGCCTGTTGGCGACCGGGATTGCCCTGGGTTGGCTCGGGACGCTCTGGGTTGATGGTGTGATGGCGGTGGTGGCCGCCCTGCTGGTTTATACCTTGGTCAATCGGGTGCGTCATGGCCTGAATCACGTGACGGAAAACGCTCCCTCAGCATAA